From a region of the Actinopolymorpha singaporensis genome:
- a CDS encoding ferredoxin, producing MRINVDRDICCGAGMCVLTAPDIFDQSEEDGLVVLLRQPEAAEADAAREATQLCPSGAISVADEED from the coding sequence ATGAGGATCAACGTTGACCGGGACATCTGCTGTGGTGCGGGGATGTGCGTGCTGACCGCGCCGGACATCTTCGACCAGAGCGAAGAGGACGGACTGGTGGTGCTGCTCCGCCAACCCGAGGCCGCCGAGGCCGACGCCGCACGGGAGGCGACGCAGTTGTGCCCGTCCGGCGCGATCAGTGTCGCCGACGAGGAGGACTGA
- the ligD gene encoding non-homologous end-joining DNA ligase: MPDKLDAYRRKRSADRTAEPVPAGGPLPQGNDDTFVIQEHHARRLHWDFRLEREGVLVSWALPKGLPDDPKKNHLAVHTEDHPLEYADFAGEIAKGEYGGGTVEIWDRGTYECEKWTDREVKVVLHGTNGDRSQGRFVLIRTGENWLIHRMEYSPDEAGSGESATKAGATKPGATKAGATKAASEKSTGKKTTAKKTSAKRPSSASTSGSEPLPELVRPMLATLGELPPARDDEKFGYEMKWDGLRAVAYADGTKVRLKTRNDLDVTGTYPELADLQESLGSLPAVLDGEIVAFDAKTGRISFAALQQRMHVRDAAQVRRLREQSPVTYLIFDLLHLDGRSTVDLTYEQRRELLESLELRGPHWDTPPYTRGGGQELMAASKEQALEGVLAKRLTSRYEPGRRSRDWIKVKHARTQEVVIGGWQPGKGRREGTIGSLLLGVPGPDGLEYVGQVGTGFTDEMLADLADRTRRIARRTSPFAGTMPAKDSRDAHWVTPKLVGEVRFAEWTRDGRLRHPAWRGLRPDKAPDDVVRES, translated from the coding sequence GTGCCCGACAAGTTGGACGCCTACCGCCGCAAGCGCAGCGCCGATCGCACCGCCGAGCCGGTGCCCGCCGGAGGCCCACTGCCGCAAGGCAACGACGACACCTTCGTGATCCAGGAGCACCACGCCCGCCGCCTGCACTGGGACTTTCGGCTCGAACGCGAAGGCGTGCTCGTCTCCTGGGCGCTGCCCAAGGGGCTGCCCGACGACCCGAAGAAGAACCACCTCGCGGTGCACACCGAGGACCACCCGCTGGAGTACGCCGACTTCGCCGGTGAGATCGCCAAGGGCGAGTACGGCGGAGGGACGGTCGAGATCTGGGACCGGGGAACGTACGAGTGTGAGAAGTGGACCGACCGCGAGGTGAAGGTCGTACTCCACGGCACCAACGGCGACCGCTCCCAGGGCCGCTTCGTGCTCATCAGGACCGGCGAGAACTGGCTCATCCACCGGATGGAGTACTCACCCGACGAAGCCGGCTCCGGCGAATCCGCCACCAAGGCCGGTGCCACGAAGCCCGGTGCCACGAAGGCCGGTGCCACGAAGGCGGCGTCCGAGAAGTCCACGGGGAAGAAGACCACGGCGAAGAAGACCTCCGCTAAGAGACCGTCGTCGGCAAGTACCTCGGGGTCGGAGCCGCTGCCCGAACTCGTCCGCCCGATGCTGGCGACTCTGGGCGAGCTGCCCCCCGCCCGCGACGACGAGAAGTTCGGCTACGAGATGAAGTGGGACGGCCTCCGGGCGGTCGCCTACGCCGACGGCACGAAGGTACGCCTGAAGACCCGCAACGACCTCGACGTCACCGGCACCTATCCCGAACTCGCCGACCTGCAGGAGTCCCTGGGATCGTTGCCGGCCGTGCTCGACGGGGAGATCGTCGCGTTCGACGCGAAGACGGGCCGGATCTCCTTCGCCGCCCTGCAACAGCGGATGCACGTACGCGACGCAGCACAGGTGCGCCGGTTGCGTGAGCAGTCGCCGGTGACGTACCTCATCTTCGACCTGCTCCACCTCGACGGCCGCAGCACGGTCGACCTGACGTACGAGCAGCGCAGGGAACTCCTGGAGTCACTGGAGCTGCGCGGTCCGCACTGGGACACCCCGCCCTACACCCGCGGCGGCGGACAGGAGCTGATGGCGGCGTCGAAGGAGCAGGCCCTGGAAGGCGTGCTCGCCAAACGGTTGACGTCCCGCTACGAACCCGGCCGGCGGTCGCGGGACTGGATCAAGGTGAAGCACGCGCGTACGCAGGAGGTCGTGATCGGCGGCTGGCAACCCGGAAAGGGCCGGCGGGAGGGCACCATCGGATCGCTGCTCCTGGGAGTTCCCGGTCCGGACGGTCTGGAGTACGTCGGCCAGGTCGGCACCGGCTTCACCGACGAGATGCTGGCCGACCTCGCCGACCGCACCCGCCGAATCGCACGCCGCACGTCGCCGTTCGCCGGGACGATGCCGGCGAAGGACAGCCGGGACGCGCACTGGGTCACGCCGAAGCTCGTGGGCGAGGTCCGGTTCGCGGAGTGGACCCGCGACGGCCGGCTCCGGCACCCTGCCTGGCGCGGGCTGCGGCCGGACAAGGCGCCGGACGACGTCGTACGCGAGTCCTGA
- a CDS encoding pyridoxamine 5'-phosphate oxidase family protein produces the protein MTHDQQAVELSRAECLHLLNETFVGRVIHSHNALPEVEPVAYVMAGTSAVVRTAPGSSLANTLDKSIVAFEVDSVSSNLCDGWSVTGVGPADVVSDPQQYLTGRSLPPAWAYGDETSAYVRIRLQLVHGRRLTTRPATVPAGADGVDPTAGNWLWTEQP, from the coding sequence ATGACCCACGACCAGCAAGCGGTCGAACTCTCCCGGGCCGAGTGCCTGCACCTGCTGAACGAGACGTTCGTAGGGCGGGTCATCCACAGCCACAACGCGTTGCCGGAGGTGGAGCCGGTCGCGTACGTGATGGCGGGTACGTCCGCCGTGGTCCGGACGGCGCCGGGCTCCTCGCTGGCGAACACGCTCGACAAGTCGATCGTGGCGTTCGAGGTGGACAGCGTGAGCTCGAACCTGTGCGATGGCTGGTCGGTGACCGGGGTAGGTCCGGCCGACGTGGTGAGCGACCCGCAGCAGTACCTCACCGGCCGATCGCTGCCACCGGCATGGGCGTACGGCGACGAGACATCGGCGTACGTCCGGATCCGGCTGCAGCTGGTCCACGGCCGCCGCCTCACCACGCGGCCGGCGACCGTGCCGGCAGGCGCCGACGGCGTGGACCCCACCGCGGGCAACTGGCTGTGGACGGAGCAGCCGTAG
- a CDS encoding alpha-amylase family glycosyl hydrolase, with translation MGDLAGVVEKLPYLAGLGVDGLWLNPFYASPGHDHGYDVADHCAVDPAYGSLECFDHLVEAAHGHGIRVILDVVPNHASIAHPWFADALAAGPGSPQRARFHFADGRGPGGQLPPNNWRSIFGGPAWTRISEPDGSPGQWYLHTFAAEQPDWNWTHPDVPAHFEQVLSFWLDRGVDGFRIDVAQGLHKKPGLPDHPDAAADEATGDPVNPHAWNQPAVHQVWRSWRALVETYTAADGRDRLLIGEVGLTDPAAVADYTRPGELHHTFCFPFAHATFDAQAYRRVIDTALAHHPGGVAWVANNHDLPRAVTRHTPTTTSTTTEQDGSNGTGEEGLPAGADPAQIGLARARAQAALMLALPGAVYLYQGEELGLPDVLDLPETVLKDPMYHRSNGTRPGRDGCRVPLPWTTNPDHHHGFSPPATTTPAWLPQPPTWADLAADTQHHTTTSTLNLYRQALALRRTIPDLTTHTLTIHNNTPPGLLALTRGTHLTTYTNTTHHPIPTPHPHPGQPILTTHPTPHPPDTIPPNTTVWYHHDNPTDAVSTDAVSTDDAVTEAI, from the coding sequence GTGGGGGATCTGGCGGGTGTGGTGGAGAAGTTGCCGTATCTGGCGGGTTTGGGTGTGGACGGGTTGTGGCTGAACCCGTTCTACGCCTCGCCTGGGCATGATCATGGTTATGACGTGGCTGATCATTGCGCGGTGGACCCGGCGTACGGGTCGCTGGAGTGCTTCGATCATCTGGTCGAGGCCGCGCACGGGCACGGGATCCGGGTGATCTTGGATGTGGTGCCCAACCACGCCTCGATCGCTCACCCCTGGTTTGCTGACGCGCTGGCCGCGGGGCCGGGCAGCCCGCAGCGGGCCCGGTTCCACTTCGCCGACGGCCGGGGCCCGGGCGGGCAGTTGCCGCCGAACAACTGGCGGTCCATCTTCGGCGGGCCGGCCTGGACCCGCATCAGTGAGCCGGACGGGTCACCGGGGCAGTGGTACCTGCACACCTTCGCCGCCGAACAGCCGGACTGGAACTGGACCCACCCCGACGTGCCCGCCCATTTCGAGCAGGTGCTGTCGTTTTGGCTGGACCGCGGCGTGGACGGGTTCCGGATCGACGTCGCCCAGGGCCTGCACAAAAAGCCCGGCCTGCCCGACCACCCCGACGCCGCCGCGGACGAGGCGACCGGTGACCCGGTCAACCCCCACGCCTGGAACCAGCCGGCCGTGCACCAGGTGTGGCGGTCCTGGCGGGCACTGGTCGAGACCTACACCGCCGCCGACGGGCGGGACCGGCTGCTGATCGGCGAGGTCGGGCTGACCGACCCCGCCGCCGTGGCCGACTACACCCGCCCCGGCGAACTCCACCACACCTTCTGCTTCCCCTTCGCCCACGCCACCTTCGACGCCCAGGCCTACCGGCGCGTCATCGACACCGCCCTGGCCCACCACCCAGGCGGGGTGGCCTGGGTCGCCAACAACCACGACCTGCCCCGCGCCGTCACCCGCCACACCCCCACCACCACCAGCACCACCACCGAACAAGACGGCAGCAACGGCACCGGTGAGGAGGGGCTGCCGGCCGGTGCCGACCCCGCACAGATCGGGCTGGCCCGCGCCCGCGCGCAGGCGGCACTGATGCTCGCCCTGCCCGGCGCGGTCTACCTCTACCAAGGCGAAGAACTCGGCCTGCCCGACGTCCTCGACCTCCCCGAAACGGTCCTCAAGGACCCCATGTACCACCGCAGCAACGGCACCCGCCCCGGCCGCGACGGCTGCCGCGTCCCCCTGCCCTGGACCACCAACCCCGACCACCACCACGGCTTCTCCCCACCCGCCACCACCACCCCCGCCTGGCTACCCCAACCCCCCACCTGGGCCGACCTCGCCGCCGACACCCAACACCACACCACCACCTCCACCCTCAACCTCTACCGCCAAGCCCTCGCCCTACGCCGCACCATCCCCGACCTGACCACCCACACCCTCACCATCCACAACAACACCCCACCCGGACTCCTCGCCCTCACCCGCGGCACCCACCTCACCACCTACACCAACACCACCCACCACCCCATCCCCACACCACACCCCCACCCCGGCCAACCCATCCTCACCACCCACCCCACCCCCCACCCCCCAGACACCATCCCCCCCAACACCACCGTCTGGTACCACCACGACAACCCCACCGACGCCGTCTCCACCGACGCCGTCTCCACCGACGACGCGGTCACCGAGGCGATCTGA
- a CDS encoding phosphotransferase enzyme family protein, with translation MPATSATAVLSFVGTVLGPCTVVREHTWPHRGAAVFEVRDAKGRRWFAKRHQRQGQYDRELSAYRRWVPALRPNAPVLRAHDDERRTLVLSAVPGQAVPEQSVDLYHAGGALLRRLHDAEEFGRDPDYAAVKAAELDGWLARADGLLDAVETAFVRSEIRCLESLPSPRTVPCHRDYGPRNWLLDGRNLYVIDFEWARPDAWVTDLAKLFFGPWQGRPDLREAFLDGYGRTLTADDLAHLVHGHALTVTWQLIWSTRHDNLSFATGIREVLHGLMRHAYS, from the coding sequence ATGCCTGCCACCTCCGCGACGGCCGTTCTCTCCTTTGTCGGCACGGTCCTCGGTCCGTGCACTGTCGTACGCGAGCACACCTGGCCGCACCGCGGTGCCGCGGTCTTCGAAGTGCGAGACGCCAAGGGCCGCCGGTGGTTCGCGAAGCGCCATCAACGCCAGGGCCAGTACGACCGCGAACTCTCGGCGTACCGGCGATGGGTGCCCGCGCTGCGGCCGAACGCTCCCGTCCTGCGCGCGCATGACGACGAACGACGCACGCTCGTGCTGTCCGCGGTGCCGGGGCAGGCCGTGCCCGAGCAGAGCGTCGACCTGTACCACGCGGGCGGGGCGCTCCTGCGCCGGCTGCACGATGCCGAGGAGTTCGGGCGGGACCCGGACTACGCGGCCGTGAAGGCAGCCGAACTGGATGGCTGGCTCGCGCGCGCCGACGGCCTCCTGGACGCCGTGGAGACCGCGTTCGTACGGTCGGAGATCCGTTGTCTGGAAAGCCTTCCGAGCCCGAGGACGGTGCCGTGCCACCGTGACTACGGCCCGCGCAACTGGCTGCTGGACGGCAGGAACCTGTACGTGATCGACTTCGAGTGGGCTCGCCCGGATGCCTGGGTGACCGACCTCGCCAAGCTGTTCTTCGGACCTTGGCAGGGCCGGCCCGACCTGCGTGAGGCGTTCCTGGACGGGTACGGGCGCACGCTGACCGCGGACGACCTCGCTCACCTTGTCCACGGGCACGCCCTGACCGTCACCTGGCAGCTCATCTGGTCGACTCGGCACGACAATCTGAGCTTCGCCACCGGCATCCGCGAAGTCCTGCACGGCCTGATGCGGCACGCCTACTCCTGA
- a CDS encoding ABC transporter substrate-binding protein: MPHDFGGPVGKPNRRTVLYASALTAVTALTGACSSGTKSGEGGKPRAGSTGTSTKGSERKPVPVPRKLRESPALAAQVKSGALPPLKERVPEKPYVIPHRWCSEGKYGGTMYALTDASDSGIINEHMYGRSPLRWLNDGLDIGPGLVESWESDDDASTWTLHLRRGLKWSDGQPLTAGDALYWWEDLVVNDVHPALPPDSGRSGSGTAMKLTAPDDLTLVLTFDSPTPLTPALLANGVDTGDWFLPKHYLKQWHPRYNKSVTAKNWFEKHDQHLNWVLDPKCPTLTGWRTKTYSEGRRVVLERNPYYWCVDRSGAQLPYVDELVFNVVQEPEVRKLQIQEGKVDYVHGAFVPIGLGDISGMKQTQKRHNMNVYLWDSGSGTGSVFFFNYDYPEPKMRALIRNPKFRQALSFAFDRSEAQKAVYFNTGEKTTGTYSPKAQEYQGAQGEKVYHQWRDAYVRHDPERAKRMLDELGAKLGPDGKRRMPGGVDDLVVRIDVPADVSDEHRKKNDLLKRDWEAVGVTVKINPMAPEGFGDQWNNGRLMSQSSWEVGDGPDHITGPWWFVPIEPARWAPLHGQMWTLRGTAKEKQQLDVDPWKRTPPRVDAEPGSPIARLWDGYAKAKGEVDGVARTKIVWDMIKIHIQDGPFFMGTVANYPQVTMSKRDLHNVPTREQLAQGGMVNTWAHPTPAVYDPEVYYWEDPAKHT; this comes from the coding sequence ATGCCCCACGACTTCGGTGGACCGGTCGGCAAACCCAACCGGCGTACGGTTCTGTACGCCTCGGCACTGACGGCGGTGACGGCGCTGACCGGCGCGTGCAGTTCGGGCACGAAGTCCGGTGAGGGAGGAAAGCCTCGCGCCGGGAGCACCGGCACCTCGACCAAGGGGTCCGAACGCAAGCCGGTTCCGGTGCCGCGCAAGCTGCGCGAGTCGCCGGCGCTTGCCGCCCAGGTGAAGAGTGGCGCGCTGCCACCGCTGAAGGAACGCGTACCTGAGAAGCCGTACGTCATACCGCACCGGTGGTGCAGCGAGGGCAAGTACGGCGGCACGATGTACGCACTCACCGACGCCTCCGACAGCGGAATCATCAACGAGCACATGTACGGCCGCTCGCCGCTGCGCTGGCTCAACGACGGCCTGGACATCGGGCCCGGACTGGTGGAGTCGTGGGAGTCCGACGACGACGCATCCACCTGGACCCTGCACCTGCGCAGGGGCCTGAAGTGGTCCGACGGGCAACCACTCACCGCGGGCGACGCGTTGTACTGGTGGGAAGACCTCGTCGTGAACGACGTGCACCCCGCGCTCCCGCCGGACTCGGGACGGTCGGGCTCGGGCACGGCGATGAAGCTCACCGCGCCGGACGACCTGACGCTCGTCCTCACCTTCGACAGCCCGACGCCGCTCACTCCCGCCCTGCTGGCCAATGGAGTCGACACCGGGGACTGGTTCCTGCCCAAGCACTACCTGAAGCAGTGGCATCCCCGCTACAACAAGTCGGTCACCGCGAAGAACTGGTTCGAGAAGCACGACCAGCACCTCAACTGGGTGCTGGACCCCAAGTGCCCGACCCTGACCGGGTGGCGGACCAAGACCTACTCCGAGGGTCGCCGGGTCGTGCTGGAACGCAATCCGTACTACTGGTGCGTGGACCGGTCCGGTGCGCAATTGCCGTACGTGGACGAGCTTGTGTTCAACGTCGTACAGGAACCAGAGGTGCGCAAGCTGCAGATCCAGGAGGGCAAAGTCGACTACGTGCACGGGGCGTTCGTGCCGATCGGGCTCGGCGACATCTCCGGTATGAAGCAGACGCAGAAGCGGCACAACATGAACGTCTACCTGTGGGACAGCGGTTCGGGCACCGGTTCGGTGTTCTTCTTCAACTACGACTATCCCGAGCCGAAGATGCGCGCCCTCATCCGCAACCCGAAGTTTCGCCAGGCGCTGTCGTTCGCCTTCGATCGTTCCGAGGCGCAGAAGGCGGTCTACTTCAACACGGGGGAGAAGACCACCGGCACCTACAGCCCCAAGGCCCAGGAGTACCAGGGCGCCCAGGGTGAGAAGGTCTACCACCAGTGGCGCGACGCCTACGTTCGGCACGATCCCGAGCGAGCGAAGCGGATGCTGGACGAACTCGGCGCCAAGCTGGGGCCGGACGGGAAGCGCAGGATGCCCGGCGGCGTCGACGACCTGGTGGTCCGCATCGACGTGCCCGCCGACGTCAGCGACGAGCACCGGAAGAAGAACGACCTCCTCAAGCGTGACTGGGAGGCGGTCGGCGTCACCGTGAAGATCAACCCGATGGCGCCGGAGGGTTTCGGTGACCAGTGGAACAACGGCCGGTTGATGTCACAGAGTTCGTGGGAGGTCGGCGACGGACCCGACCACATCACCGGTCCCTGGTGGTTCGTGCCGATCGAACCGGCCCGGTGGGCGCCGCTGCACGGTCAGATGTGGACGCTGCGGGGAACCGCGAAGGAGAAGCAGCAACTCGACGTCGACCCGTGGAAGCGGACGCCTCCTCGCGTCGACGCCGAACCCGGCAGCCCGATCGCCCGCCTGTGGGACGGCTACGCCAAGGCGAAAGGCGAGGTTGACGGCGTGGCGCGGACGAAGATCGTGTGGGACATGATCAAGATCCACATCCAGGACGGGCCGTTCTTCATGGGTACCGTCGCCAACTATCCGCAGGTGACGATGAGCAAGCGCGACCTGCACAACGTCCCGACCCGCGAACAGCTGGCACAGGGCGGAATGGTCAACACCTGGGCGCACCCCACTCCCGCGGTCTACGACCCGGAGGTCTACTACTGGGAAGACCCGGCCAAACACACCTGA
- a CDS encoding HNH endonuclease signature motif containing protein: MRSAEQDLPGSGGSGGGGAVARLRAALAAIRAGLDEALATPTTFVEVGELGELIGELETEKARSDALTLGWVRQAEAREVGKATGAATTAVWLRNSLRMGRRDAYAAVALARDLDRTVTLTARALARGEVSFRHAQVIAAAIKDLPRWISLEQRVQGEEYLIDESRRRNPDDVRLLGRHLLLVLAPEEWERRLGEELDAAERAAERRRSLKYLPNGIPGSETMIVKLPVLEMEALRKIIEGLIAADTRAEPDERPLDQKRGDAFAELVARMAEWQASPNRGRGRDCVTVTIGLDQLLQGTGFGAIDDTTPVRPMPCGCQTPDATRQAKRKNRKQSDGKQSDGAQSDGAQTNGAQSDGGTDTAGTTGTPNFKPTKNKNKSGEDVTGELGQAAWPGDAGAVGGTPGSATPAAQEREPGKEKPSPDTPEPAGFGDRKPGPREPRQDLQPNNAAGWDPRVLETGTEPEYWETGAERDAEPESQEGAAESEAVIDPDDHIDPDNHHVPHDGCTKCGGGGSARILGLRGEPVSVATIRRMACDANIIPVVLGGNGEILDIGTADRFFTEPQRRALAIRDGSHCHFPGCHVPERRCVAHHMTAWEQFGPTDLANGVLLCKTHHTFVHHKGWQVRMGNHGHPEYIPPEWVDVRRRIVRP; the protein is encoded by the coding sequence ATGCGTTCGGCAGAGCAGGATCTTCCCGGCAGCGGTGGCAGCGGTGGTGGTGGTGCGGTCGCCCGGTTGAGGGCTGCGCTGGCGGCGATCCGTGCCGGGTTGGACGAGGCCCTGGCGACGCCGACCACGTTCGTGGAGGTGGGTGAGTTGGGGGAGCTGATCGGTGAGCTGGAGACCGAGAAGGCGCGGTCGGACGCGCTCACTCTGGGCTGGGTCCGCCAGGCCGAGGCGCGCGAGGTCGGGAAGGCGACCGGTGCGGCGACCACCGCTGTGTGGCTGCGGAACTCCTTGCGGATGGGCAGGAGGGACGCCTACGCGGCGGTGGCGCTGGCGCGGGACCTGGACCGTACGGTGACGCTTACGGCGCGGGCGTTGGCGCGGGGTGAGGTGTCGTTTCGGCATGCGCAGGTGATCGCCGCCGCGATCAAGGACCTGCCCCGATGGATCAGCCTGGAACAACGGGTGCAGGGTGAGGAGTACCTGATCGACGAATCCCGGCGGCGTAACCCTGACGATGTGCGGCTGCTGGGGCGGCACCTGCTGCTGGTGCTCGCCCCGGAGGAATGGGAACGGCGGCTCGGAGAGGAACTCGACGCCGCCGAACGCGCCGCCGAACGCAGACGCTCCCTGAAATACCTGCCGAACGGGATCCCCGGGTCCGAAACCATGATCGTCAAGCTGCCGGTGCTGGAGATGGAAGCTCTCCGCAAGATCATCGAAGGGCTGATCGCCGCAGATACCCGCGCCGAACCCGACGAACGCCCCCTGGACCAAAAGCGTGGGGACGCGTTCGCCGAACTCGTGGCGAGGATGGCTGAGTGGCAGGCGTCGCCGAACCGTGGCCGTGGACGCGACTGCGTGACCGTCACCATCGGACTCGACCAGCTCCTACAAGGCACCGGGTTCGGCGCCATCGACGACACCACCCCCGTCCGCCCCATGCCCTGCGGCTGCCAAACCCCCGACGCCACACGACAGGCCAAGCGAAAGAACCGGAAACAAAGCGACGGGAAGCAGAGCGACGGCGCGCAGAGCGACGGCGCGCAGACCAACGGCGCGCAGAGCGACGGCGGCACGGATACCGCTGGCACGACGGGCACCCCCAACTTCAAGCCCACCAAGAACAAGAACAAGTCCGGCGAAGACGTGACCGGCGAGCTCGGTCAGGCGGCATGGCCAGGCGACGCCGGTGCTGTCGGCGGGACCCCCGGGTCAGCCACTCCGGCCGCTCAGGAACGCGAACCAGGCAAGGAGAAGCCATCACCTGACACACCAGAACCGGCGGGGTTCGGAGATCGGAAACCCGGACCGCGAGAACCCCGGCAGGACCTACAACCGAACAACGCAGCCGGATGGGACCCGAGAGTCCTGGAAACAGGAACCGAACCGGAGTACTGGGAGACCGGGGCGGAACGCGACGCCGAGCCCGAATCACAGGAGGGTGCGGCGGAGTCGGAGGCTGTCATCGACCCTGACGACCACATCGACCCTGACAACCACCACGTCCCCCACGACGGCTGCACCAAGTGCGGCGGTGGCGGGTCGGCCCGGATCCTCGGCCTGCGCGGAGAACCTGTCTCCGTGGCGACGATCCGCCGGATGGCCTGCGACGCCAACATCATCCCCGTCGTCCTCGGCGGCAACGGCGAAATCCTCGACATCGGAACGGCAGACCGGTTCTTCACCGAACCACAACGACGCGCTCTCGCCATCCGCGACGGGTCCCACTGCCACTTCCCCGGCTGCCACGTACCCGAACGCCGCTGCGTCGCGCACCACATGACCGCCTGGGAGCAGTTCGGCCCGACTGATCTGGCCAACGGAGTGCTGCTGTGCAAGACGCATCACACCTTCGTCCACCACAAAGGCTGGCAAGTGCGCATGGGCAACCACGGCCACCCCGAATACATCCCACCCGAGTGGGTGGACGTGCGACGACGAATCGTCCGTCCATGA
- a CDS encoding cytochrome P450 — translation MPTSVAPTPPVDGLPVERSDPFDPPAVLAALREERPISRLRYPDGSLGWLVTSYPLARAVLADRRFSRRRELQRPPRRIAFEEEHPGPSEPGFFIGMDPPEHTRYRRQLTSHFTVRRMRDLEDRIARITAEHLDAMERRGSPADLVAEFALPIPSLVICELLGVPYTDREKFQHDTRVLLHLESSFEEAMGALVSLREYLHRLVVRKRAEPADDLISTLIAGGALDDEEIAGIAVLLLIAGHETTANMLGLGTFALLRHSDQLAALRADPSLVENAVEELLRYLTIVHIGPTRAALEDVELDGELVRAGEVVSLSLPAANRDPERFGNPDELDLRRSATGHLAFGHGIHQCLGQQLARIEMRTGFNALLSRFPDLRLAVEPEDVQLRTDMAIYGVHSLPVAW, via the coding sequence ATGCCGACATCCGTGGCGCCCACGCCACCGGTGGACGGCCTCCCCGTCGAGCGATCCGACCCGTTCGACCCACCCGCGGTTCTGGCGGCGTTGCGCGAGGAACGTCCGATCAGCCGGTTGCGTTATCCCGACGGCTCGCTGGGCTGGCTGGTGACGAGCTATCCGCTCGCGCGGGCAGTCCTGGCCGACCGGAGGTTCAGCCGGCGGCGGGAGTTGCAGCGTCCTCCGCGCCGGATCGCGTTCGAGGAGGAACATCCAGGGCCGTCCGAGCCGGGCTTCTTCATCGGCATGGACCCGCCCGAGCACACCAGATACCGGCGCCAGCTGACGTCACACTTCACGGTGCGGCGGATGCGGGACCTGGAGGACAGGATCGCGCGGATCACCGCGGAGCACCTGGACGCGATGGAGCGCCGCGGCTCGCCGGCCGATCTGGTCGCGGAGTTCGCGCTGCCGATCCCGTCGCTGGTGATCTGCGAACTGCTCGGAGTTCCCTACACCGACCGGGAGAAGTTCCAGCACGACACCAGGGTCCTGCTCCACCTGGAGTCCAGCTTCGAGGAGGCGATGGGGGCGCTCGTCTCACTGCGGGAGTACCTCCACCGGTTGGTCGTACGCAAGCGGGCAGAACCCGCCGACGACCTGATCAGCACGCTGATCGCCGGCGGCGCCCTCGACGACGAGGAGATCGCGGGCATCGCGGTGCTGTTGCTGATCGCGGGGCACGAGACCACGGCCAACATGCTGGGTCTGGGTACGTTCGCGTTGCTGCGCCACTCCGACCAGCTCGCGGCGCTGCGCGCTGATCCCTCACTGGTGGAGAACGCCGTGGAGGAGCTGCTGCGTTACCTCACCATCGTGCACATCGGGCCCACACGTGCGGCGCTGGAAGACGTCGAACTGGACGGCGAACTGGTGCGGGCCGGCGAGGTCGTCAGCTTGTCACTGCCGGCCGCCAACCGTGACCCGGAACGCTTCGGCAACCCCGACGAGCTCGACCTCCGGCGTTCGGCGACCGGGCACCTTGCGTTCGGGCACGGCATCCACCAGTGCCTAGGTCAGCAACTGGCGCGGATCGAGATGCGGACCGGGTTCAACGCGCTGCTCTCGCGGTTCCCGGACCTCCGGCTGGCGGTGGAGCCGGAGGACGTGCAGCTGCGAACCGACATGGCCATCTACGGCGTGCACAGTCTGCCGGTGGCGTGGTAA